TTTTGTAGGTTTGCGCAAAATTCAGAACGGAGTTGTCATTGCATATCCACCACAGCCACCAGCCTTTCCATCTTGAGTCCGGCGAAGTTCTTCCGGGGCTTGACATTGCTTATCATACTTACGGTACGCTCAATAAACACGGCGATAACGTGGTCTGGATCTGTCATGCCCTGACGGCTAATTCGGATGTGGCCGACTGGTGGCAGGGCCTGATCGGTGACGGCCGGGTTGTTGATCCGGCAAAGCACTTCATTGTCTGCGCCAATGTCATTGGCTCCTGCTACGGTTCCTCCGGACCGCTGACCGTCAATCCCGAAACCGGGCAGCCCTACTACCGGAATTTCCCGCAGGTGACCATCAGGGACATTGTGCATGCCCACATCCTGCTCCGCAAACACCTGAACATCGAGCGCATTCACCTCCTTGTGGGCGGGTCCATGGGGGGATACCAGGTGCTGGAATGGGCGCTGATGGAAGCGGAACGCATCGGCCGCCTCTTCCTGTTATGTACCGGCGCCGCTGAAAGCGCATGGGGCATTGGCGTACATACCGCCCAGCGCCTCGCCCTGGAAGCAGACCCTACCTGGGAAGAGCCCCGCCCGGACGCCGGCGCCAAAGGCCTCAAAGCCGCCCGGGCCATCGGCATGCTCACCTACCGCAACTACCAGACCTTTGTGCGCATGCAAACCGATCCCGACAAAGAGAAAACGGATAACTTCAAAGCATCTTCCTATATCCTTTACCAGGGCGATAAACTCGTGAAGCGTTTCAATGCCCAAAGCTACTGGCTGCTCACCAAAGCCATGGACAGCCACAACATCGCCAGAGGACGGCATGAAGAGGTCGCCATCACCCTCCGCCAGATCGAACAGCCCACGCTCCTGATCGGCATTGCCAGCGATATCCTTTGCCCGC
This genomic stretch from Chitinophaga sp. XS-30 harbors:
- the metX gene encoding homoserine O-acetyltransferase; its protein translation is MSLHIHHSHQPFHLESGEVLPGLDIAYHTYGTLNKHGDNVVWICHALTANSDVADWWQGLIGDGRVVDPAKHFIVCANVIGSCYGSSGPLTVNPETGQPYYRNFPQVTIRDIVHAHILLRKHLNIERIHLLVGGSMGGYQVLEWALMEAERIGRLFLLCTGAAESAWGIGVHTAQRLALEADPTWEEPRPDAGAKGLKAARAIGMLTYRNYQTFVRMQTDPDKEKTDNFKASSYILYQGDKLVKRFNAQSYWLLTKAMDSHNIARGRHEEVAITLRQIEQPTLLIGIASDILCPPEEQLTLAEHMHNTIYHEIDSPYGHDGFLIEFEKIGRILEDFLSKP